Below is a window of Mycolicibacterium chitae DNA.
TGGCCGCGTACACGCCGAAGCAGGCGAACATCGCGATGCCCGCATACAGGTACTCGCGCGGGATCAGCAGGAGCCGGGCCCACAGCGGTGCGAACGGCAGGTTCAGGATCAGCAGCACCACCATGCCGATGATGAGGCTGGCCATCAGCGCCCAGACGATGTCGGCGTTGCGGGTGAACAACAGCGGCCCGGGCTGCATGCCGTACTGCTGGAAGGCCGCCAGCAGCATCGCCGCGGTGGCCGACGTGGGCAACCCGAGCGCCAGCAGCGCACCCATGGCGGTGCCCGCGGTGGCGTTGCCCGCCGCCTCGGGCGCCGCGACACCCCGGATGGCGCCGCGGCCGAACTGCGGGAACTTGCGGCGGCGGTCGAGCCGCTTCTCGACGCCGTAGGCCAGGAACGTCGGGACCTCCGCGCCGCCGGCCGGGATCACCCCGAACGGAACGCCGAAGGCGGTGCCGCGCAACCACGCCGGCAACGCCTCGCGGTACTCGGCCAGCGACAGATACGGCCGCCCGGTCGACGGGGTGAAGCTGCGGTCGTCGGGGCGCCCGATGCGCGATGCCACGTAGATGACCTCGCCGACGGCCAGCATCGCCACGGTGATCACGACGATGCTCACGCCGTCGAACAGCGCCACGTTGCCGAAGGTGAAGCGCTGCGACCCGCTGACCTGATCGGTGCCGATCATGGCCAGCACCAGGCCGATCAGCAGCGCGGCCAGCCCCTTGAGCACCGAGTCCGACACCACCGCGGAGGTGGCCAGGAAGGCGAACAGGGCCAGGGCGAAGTACTCGCCGGGTCCGAACTTGGTGGCCATGTCCGCCAGGGACGGGGCGAAGAACACCACCAGGATGGTGGCGATCATGCCGCCGATGAACGCGCCCATCGCCGAGGTGGCCAACGCCTGGGCGCCGCGGCCCCGTTTGGCCATCAGGTG
It encodes the following:
- a CDS encoding tripartite tricarboxylate transporter permease, which codes for MDSLTGLLGGFADVLTPVNLIYVLVGALIGTAVGVLPGLGSAMAVALLLPITFTIDPLAALVMFAGIYFGGLFGDAIAGILMNTPGNSTAIAGSIEGHLMAKRGRGAQALATSAMGAFIGGMIATILVVFFAPSLADMATKFGPGEYFALALFAFLATSAVVSDSVLKGLAALLIGLVLAMIGTDQVSGSQRFTFGNVALFDGVSIVVITVAMLAVGEVIYVASRIGRPDDRSFTPSTGRPYLSLAEYREALPAWLRGTAFGVPFGVIPAGGAEVPTFLAYGVEKRLDRRRKFPQFGRGAIRGVAAPEAAGNATAGTAMGALLALGLPTSATAAMLLAAFQQYGMQPGPLLFTRNADIVWALMASLIIGMVVLLILNLPFAPLWARLLLIPREYLYAGIAMFACFGVYAASAAMVDVVFMILLGVVGFVMRRYGIPLAPVLIAVILGPLAESSLREAMNNSQNNPLTLISTPITITLYALLIAVIVFSIVNKVRMRRELSQLDSDDSEAATTG